In the Novosphingobium sp. 9 genome, one interval contains:
- a CDS encoding ribbon-helix-helix protein, CopG family, producing MSEVLVMRSVYLPATLDAELRQIAHEKGFSKSDLIRAAVALKAEEWRGDNTGTKLGDDVQAGLRAGGRQATVKAVKPAAVSRKPRAKGVKAATASTDAPKRPGRKSAAASQD from the coding sequence ATGTCTGAGGTTCTGGTCATGCGCTCGGTTTACCTTCCAGCGACGCTTGATGCTGAGCTGCGTCAAATCGCTCATGAAAAGGGTTTTTCCAAGAGCGACCTCATCCGGGCCGCAGTTGCGCTCAAAGCCGAGGAATGGCGCGGCGACAACACCGGGACGAAACTGGGCGACGACGTGCAGGCCGGGCTTCGAGCGGGCGGCCGCCAAGCCACGGTCAAGGCGGTCAAGCCTGCGGCAGTGAGCCGCAAGCCGAGAGCCAAAGGCGTAAAGGCCGCAACGGCCTCGACTGACGCTCCGAAGAGGCCCGGTCGCAAGAGTGCCGCGGCTTCGCAGGACTGA
- the rlxS gene encoding relaxase/mobilization nuclease RlxS (I built this because a sul1 chimera in AMR looks like the C-terminus.), with protein MDDGFDVWLGHIGKERPMRHALRRAVNQAGGSRLSKGGKPRFTGARTGRGVAAAQMLGDGPRHGGSRTRRVVVKARFVKLAGKGAKAASAHLSYLQRDGTTREGERGTLYGPDSDCADGKAFLERGAGDRHQFRFIVAPEDGEQYADLRPVTRRLMQQVEKDLGTSLEWVAVDHFNTGHPHTHIVVRGVDDTGENLVIARDYISQGMAARACEIVSRDLGPRTEREIAAANEREVTQERFTRIDRRLLGDLDDKGLASAWHGDPAEQALRAARLGTLRSMGLAEEEGKGRGRYRLDPELETKLRTMGRRGDIIATMHERLRSHPEVLPQDYAIHEPAQAKPFVGRVLDRGLSDEHADRRYLIVEATDGRTLFVDLGEDIAEGARRGGLVRVSPSDFGLRKADPVIAEVAAASNGRYNVDLHLAHDPYASERFAQAHVRRLEALRRDGASIDREPNGTWIIGPDYLDEAQRYEERQAQRRPVIVDVLADRPLEQLVRHDGPTWLDRQCVESPRERLHGRMGGEVAAALRQRRQWLVEQGLAEQEGNALRYRSDLIATLRGRELRRVGAQLSGELGLRFTPMEGGRVEGIYRKAVNVGGEKYAVIEKSREFTLVPWQPVLEKQLGRSVAGTIERSGSINWTFGRQRSGPQIT; from the coding sequence CTTCACCGGCGCGCGGACCGGGCGCGGCGTCGCGGCCGCACAGATGCTCGGCGATGGTCCCCGTCACGGCGGTTCGAGAACGCGCCGGGTGGTCGTGAAGGCCCGCTTCGTGAAGCTTGCGGGCAAGGGCGCCAAGGCAGCTTCCGCCCACCTCAGCTACCTGCAGCGCGACGGGACCACCCGCGAGGGCGAGCGCGGCACGCTCTACGGCCCCGACAGCGACTGCGCCGACGGCAAGGCCTTCCTCGAGCGGGGCGCCGGGGACCGGCACCAGTTCCGCTTCATCGTCGCGCCCGAGGATGGCGAGCAGTATGCCGACCTGCGGCCAGTGACCCGTAGGCTCATGCAGCAGGTCGAAAAGGATCTGGGCACTTCGCTCGAATGGGTTGCGGTCGATCACTTCAACACCGGCCACCCCCATACCCACATCGTCGTGCGCGGCGTGGATGATACAGGGGAGAACCTCGTCATCGCTCGCGACTACATCAGCCAGGGCATGGCCGCACGGGCTTGCGAGATCGTCAGCCGCGATCTGGGCCCGCGCACCGAACGGGAAATCGCCGCAGCCAACGAGCGCGAAGTGACGCAGGAGCGCTTCACCCGGATCGACCGACGCCTGCTGGGCGATCTCGACGACAAGGGCCTTGCCTCGGCATGGCATGGTGACCCGGCCGAGCAGGCGTTGCGCGCGGCCCGCCTTGGCACGCTGCGCTCGATGGGGCTCGCCGAAGAGGAAGGCAAAGGGCGTGGACGCTATCGCCTCGATCCCGAACTGGAAACGAAGCTGCGCACCATGGGCAGGCGCGGCGACATCATCGCCACCATGCACGAACGCCTGCGCAGCCATCCCGAGGTGCTGCCCCAGGACTATGCGATCCATGAGCCTGCACAAGCTAAGCCCTTCGTCGGGCGCGTGCTCGACCGGGGTCTCTCCGACGAGCACGCCGATCGCCGTTACCTGATCGTCGAGGCAACCGACGGGCGTACCCTCTTCGTTGATCTGGGAGAGGACATCGCCGAGGGGGCAAGGCGCGGCGGACTGGTCAGAGTGTCCCCCTCCGACTTCGGACTGCGCAAGGCCGACCCGGTGATCGCCGAGGTCGCTGCGGCGAGCAACGGACGCTACAATGTCGACCTTCACCTTGCTCACGATCCGTATGCTTCGGAACGCTTCGCACAGGCCCATGTGCGCAGGCTCGAGGCGCTGCGGCGCGACGGGGCATCGATAGACCGCGAGCCCAACGGCACCTGGATCATCGGCCCGGATTATCTGGACGAGGCGCAGCGCTACGAGGAGCGCCAGGCCCAGCGTCGGCCGGTGATCGTCGACGTACTGGCCGACCGGCCGCTGGAGCAGCTCGTCCGCCACGACGGTCCCACATGGCTTGACCGCCAGTGCGTGGAAAGTCCCCGCGAGCGCCTGCACGGGCGCATGGGCGGCGAGGTCGCGGCAGCGCTGCGTCAGCGGAGGCAGTGGCTTGTAGAGCAGGGACTGGCCGAACAAGAGGGCAATGCCCTGCGCTACCGCAGCGATCTCATCGCCACGCTGCGCGGGCGCGAGTTGCGCCGCGTCGGCGCGCAGCTCTCCGGCGAACTGGGCTTGCGGTTCACGCCGATGGAGGGCGGCCGGGTCGAGGGCATCTATCGCAAGGCCGTGAACGTGGGCGGCGAGAAATATGCCGTGATCGAGAAATCTCGGGAGTTCACCCTGGTGCCCTGGCAGCCGGTGCTGGAGAAGCAGCTCGGCCGCAGTGTCGCGGGCACCATCGAGCGAAGCGGGAGCATCAACTGGACCTTTGGTCGCCAGCGCTCGGGGCCGCAGATCACCTGA
- a CDS encoding CopG family transcriptional regulator translates to MASMQTRKTRHQFYLPDHLSARLDTMAGEPGASKTTILSEALAAWIQRTDDEQTGAQFGKVLARQARASERLDQRVDHLTEVLGLFVRYYLTFTAHHPAFDEETRNLGLRRYENFLRHAGELAAKKSNAKPSASPPSPQENEA, encoded by the coding sequence ATGGCCTCCATGCAGACGCGCAAGACCCGCCACCAGTTCTACCTTCCAGATCATCTCTCGGCCCGGCTCGATACCATGGCGGGAGAGCCGGGAGCATCGAAGACGACGATCCTGAGCGAGGCCCTCGCTGCCTGGATTCAGCGCACCGATGATGAACAGACCGGAGCGCAGTTCGGCAAGGTGCTGGCCAGGCAGGCTCGTGCGTCCGAGCGCCTCGATCAGCGGGTAGACCACCTGACCGAAGTGCTCGGCTTGTTCGTGCGCTACTATCTGACCTTCACCGCGCATCACCCGGCCTTCGACGAGGAGACCCGCAATCTGGGCCTGCGGCGCTACGAGAACTTCCTCAGGCATGCGGGAGAGCTGGCGGCGAAAAAGTCCAATGCCAAGCCAAGCGCATCCCCACCTTCGCCGCAGGAGAACGAGGCATGA
- a CDS encoding helix-turn-helix domain-containing protein, with protein MSSPSDRAALLPYKTDPLTVRIPEACRLTGIGRSKLYELIADGSIEVVKVGAMTLVSFESLKRLIADAREGEES; from the coding sequence ATGAGCAGTCCATCCGATCGCGCCGCACTGCTGCCCTACAAAACCGATCCCCTGACGGTGCGGATTCCCGAAGCCTGCCGGTTGACCGGCATCGGCCGCTCCAAGCTCTATGAGCTCATTGCCGACGGCAGCATCGAGGTCGTCAAGGTCGGAGCCATGACGCTGGTGTCGTTCGAAAGCCTGAAGCGGTTGATTGCCGATGCCCGTGAAGGGGAAGAATCATGA